Within Montipora foliosa isolate CH-2021 chromosome 3, ASM3666993v2, whole genome shotgun sequence, the genomic segment GTACCGTAAGGCATCCTTTTCCGGTTTACACTACACAATTTACCCTTGCCTTGCCTAGAGTAAAAGTTACCCTTGCCAATTTTCATCCTTGCCTTGCCGTTTTTTCCTGTCGTGTAAATGGGGTTTATGCCAAGGACTTcataaaaaacaagaaacggaCTCAAACACGTTTATGCTAAAGAATTTTTAGCCATTGTGCCAGCTCTATACTAGACACCCTGCCGTGATGATTATAAGCCTATTTCTACCACCCTGATATGTGAACCTTGATAAGTATTAGGGCAGCTTTCATGCATTCTTTCAAAGTTCGCATATTAACTACAATCAACGTTCTCTTCTACATTGTGTTATTATGAATTTTATGGGGTACACTTCAACTTTTACGATGTAAACAGTGACATCAACTGAAATCTGCCTATTGCTAGAGAACTTGGAAGGGAACCTCCACTGTTCTAACAAATGTCCTCAAAAGTATTCCATGTGTACTTATTAGAAGatctgtaacaaaaaaaaaatgcattacgtagtgaaataatttttttatcggCCTCAACGTTTCCCGGTGCCGCCACCTTGATTGTCACGCAATGCAAGTTGGGTACTGATGAACGTTTCGTGGTTGCGTCGCTTCTGAAGTACTCCTTGCCTTGTTATATTGTTATATTTAATGGAAAAGATAAAGATTCCTCCATCAGGGATCCGTTGGAACCATAATACTCATCAAGcgaagaaagaagagaaaatcaaGGGGAAGAAGAAGAGCAAAGCAATTCTTTGCTTGCAAATTTAGGCACTCGCGATCGCCTTTCGGTCTTTGTGATCGATTCCTTGTTATACCGGCTGAGAGGAATTTTTTAGAAGAATCGTCCTTCAGATAGCTTGAATCGACGCACGTCTATCATCTTTCGCAAAAACATGGAAACTTATGCTAGTATCTTCTCTGGTTTTCGCTTGCTTTTTACAACGAAACAGATTTTGACTCAAAGTTCCCGCCAACCGGAGAGCAAAGCAACCACGAAACGTCATCAGTACCCAACTTGCATTGCGCGACATTCAAGATGGTGGCACCCGAAAGCATTGACGCCAATCTTTGGAAaacgataaaaaaaattattgcactatgcaatgcattttttttgtgacagaCCTTCTAACAAGTACAATTGGAACATTTTACGTAACATTTGTTAAAGAGAGGAGCTTCCCTTAAGAATGGCTGCCTGTGAGAATCTAGAGTCGTTAGTCCACGGACATTTTGACGGATCGCTTATATTTTGCACAAAGATACCCTTTAGTGAACTGTTTTCAAAAATCATATTTACAAGTTCCAGcgattcttctttttttagaaatgtgcgaaaatttgaaaacgcggtgatgcgccgatcaactcaaAACTTAAACCCCCTCCCGGGCAAaacccgggcatttgaacttttgaagattggatcgttcaaattcccacccccttgggccaaaatggtgttgaAATGCCCTCCCTATCGTCGGATATGTCTCTCaaaccctactaaagaacaactTCGCATTCGGCTCCTGTCATCTTTACAACAACTTTTGTATAAACATGCCAACACATGTTTCTTGACTCTTTATATGATGATACCGTTTTTACCAGACTTGAGctactacaaaaacacaactttaagattgaaacaattgaaaattgaattaattaaggatggtgcctactattgttattgcgcatacgttctgcgcatctcgaaataCTCGGGTTTCCTCTCGGTactgcttaccaatacagtgatatttttgtgcggtttaaaactacccggaaaaagtaaatcttagtaagtactcttggtatccaaaaagaaaattgggggtaaccatgcatttttgagagataattaagcttccatttgaggaagaacgtcatacattgcttcgtattttaaaggtttttatcaaatcaaatcaaatcaaattcgtTTATTTCTGCCGCTTTCAGTTTAAAGACTGAATTAAAGGCAGGGTCAGCAACTAATATATTAATTAGTGAAAAGTCAAGATTTATTCAATATTACAATAATcataaatataaatgtaaattataAATAATGATCCCTCACATACTAATGCCTCTAATGTGGGAGGATATTAGCATACCTACAAGTAACGAATAGACCATTTTctaattctcacggctggactggatctagcatgaaatggaggctaatgcgggcaaatcttttcacagACAAATTAAAATCTGCATTAATTTTCCTGCATAACTCCTGCTTAACTATTCACTGCCAAGAGAATTTTAAACAAATCCACTCAAATGGCTGTTGTATATTTCgtttatttgaaacaataataTTTGGATTAACCAATGTCAAGCTTAACAGTGTTGGTGTCCTGTCTGGTTTGCCATGATAATCACTCTGATGCACACAAAAGGAAATGTATCTTTGATCGTATTGTCCTTAAACTTGCTTTAGGACCTCGTCTTGCATTGCCGGGACTAGGCCTTTGCGGAAAGCAACGGACAGCAGTTCTTCTGCAGTCTTTATCTCCGGGTACTGGCGAAGGGCCCACTTCAGGTACACGGCAAACTCATTCCAATCCACTGTTCCATCTGCATCCATATCGATGGCCTTCAGAGCGCGCTTCGTTTCGTCACATCTGTAGCAGCCGAAGAAGGGTGCCATAAAACCATTGTAAAAGGAGTCAAACTCAAGCGCGTCATCTCGTTTGCCATCCTCTCTAAGATCCCACTCATCCCACATGGCACGAATCTCAGCGAGCAGTTTTTGCCCGTGTACCCGCTTCGGCTCTTCCGCAGCAATGACGTCGCTCATCTTTGGGGTAAGTTTCCCACCGGAACGATCAAACAACATGGCGAGCCCCACTGCACTCATGTACTCCTCTTTTCTATTGTGGTGCAAATTCTCCAACATGACTTCCTTCATCCTTTTGCCTCTTTCTTCAGTGAATTGCGGATCGTCTCCAAAGAGATTCCTGAGCCTGGTTGCTATCATCTGCGGGGATGCCAGCGTAGTCATTCGCATCAGAGGTTCTTCACCAAAAAACTCGGACATGTTAAACTCTTTCTTGCTTGGAGCGAAGTTTGACATTCCGAAGACCATGTCTAGGGCGCGTTCACCGTACACAACCTGTCTGTCGTAAGCCTGCATTCCAGTGGTAACCATAGTAATCTCTTGTGCGGCTTTTCGAAGGCCTGTACAATTGTACTGCTCGAGTACTTTCTTGTTACCAAGGCGGACAAGGTTCATCAGAGTTACTGTGGAACACGAGTGACCCATGGCGCGGTGCCGGgatcccggctaaccgggctgagatttttccgTGTAATCGCGTTTGCCGGGACAAcccggttagccgggccagCGATTTCTTAACACTTCACACCCATTTAGAGCAAAATGACCTACGGAATAGCCGTTTTTTAcgtttaaataaaggatgtataagatagcaaaccttgaggcttctttaaattgtagaatagtgaattttaataacaatttagcgagaTAAACGTCTCTCAACTCCTTTTTGTTGTTCTTATCTTTTTTCACACGACATAGTCTAAATTTAGCCCAAGCCGGGCTGGCTCACTTCATGCAATACCCGGCTGAAACTCATCCCGGCAAACTTGACAAGCCTGGCTGACCACGCtggcccggctcatgtaatcagCCCCTTAATCTTCCAAGCCCAGCGATAAATATTCAAGAAAACTACTCGTTGATGTCCTCAAGACAACAGAATATTggcatcaagtgaagctatgatcttcgcagttataaacgcaatttttgcaattacgtagagaagcctgaaaaattcaggact encodes:
- the LOC137994550 gene encoding uncharacterized protein, which gives rise to MGHSCSTVTLMNLVRLGNKKVLEQYNCTGLRKAAQEITMVTTGMQAYDRQVVYGERALDMVFGMSNFAPSKKEFNMSEFFGEEPLMRMTTLASPQMIATRLRNLFGDDPQFTEERGKRMKEVMLENLHHNRKEEYMSAVGLAMLFDRSGGKLTPKMSDVIAAEEPKRVHGQKLLAEIRAMWDEWDLREDGKRDDALEFDSFYNGFMAPFFGCYRCDETKRALKAIDMDADGTVDWNEFAVYLKWALRQYPEIKTAEELLSVAFRKGLVPAMQDEVLKQV